In the genome of Nonomuraea sp. NBC_00507, the window GTCATGGCCACCGGCGAGGCGGGACCGCGACACCTGTCCGACGAGCTGCAGCTCGTCCGCACCGCCTTCCGCGAATTCGCCGCCGACCAGATCGCCCCGGCGGCCGGCCGCATACACCGCGACGACGAGGACATCCCCGACGCCATCATCGACGGCCTCGCCGACATGGGCTGCTACGGGCTGTCGATCCCCGCCGCGTACGGCGGCTACGCCGAAGGCGGCGCCGACGAGCTGCTGAGCATGGTCGTGGTGACCGAAGAGCTCTCCCGCGCCTCGCTCGGGGCCGCGGGCTCGCTCATCACGCGCCCTGAGATCATCGGTGCCGCGATCATCCGGGGCGGCACAGAGGAGCAGAAACGGCGCTGGCTACCCGCGATCGCGTCGGGGGAGCGGCTGTGCGCCGTCGCGGTGACCGAGCCCGGCTGCGGGTCGGACGTCGCCGCCATCACCACCAGTGCGGCCAGGGACGGCGAGGAGTGGGTGCTGAACGGCGTCAAGACCTGGTGCACCTTCGCCGGCCGCGCCCACTACCTGCTCGTCCTCGCCCGCACCGACCCGGACCGCACCGCCGCCCACCGAGGGCTGTCGCTGTTCGTCGTGGAGAAACCGTCCTTCACCGGCCACACCTGGCGCCTCACCCAGGAGGGCGGCGGGAGCATCGAAGGGCGCGCCATCCGTACCCTCGGCTATCGCGGCATGCACTCCTTCGAGGTCGGGTTCGACGGCTGGCGCGTGCCCGCCGCCGACCTGATCGGCCTGGACGACGGCCTCGGGCGCGGCTTCTACCTGCAGATGCGGGCGTTCGCCAACGCGCGCCTGCAGACCGCCGCCCGGGCCGTCGGCGTCATGCAGTCGGCACTCGAACTCGCCGTGGACTACACCCGGCAGCGGCCGGTCTTCGGCCGGTCGCTCGCGGGCTACCAGCTCACCCGGGCCAAGATCGCCAGAATGGCGGCGCTGATCGCCGCGTGCCGCGCGTTCACGTTCGCGGCGGCGCGTGCGGTCGCGGCCGGCGACGGCGACCTCGAGGCCGCGCAGGTGAAGCAGGTCGCCTGCCGGGCGGCCGAGTGGGTCACCCGCGAAGCCCAGCAGCTGCACGGCGGCTACGGGTACGCCGAGGAGTACGCCGTCTCGCGGCTGTTCGTGGACGCCCGCGTGCTGTCGATCTTCGAAGGCGCCGACGAGGTCCTCGCGCTCCGGGTCATCGCCCGCCGCCTGGCACAACCCTGACCTCATCCGATGTGCCCGAGTCCGGCACGGTGTCCGATGTGCCCGAGTCCGGCACGGTGTCCGATGTGCCCGAGTCCGTTACCCGCCCAGCACTCTGTCGAGTGCTTCCAGGAGGGCGGCACGCACTCGGGCGGGGTCGTCGAGGTCGAAGCCGACCACGAGTCCGTCCCTGAGCAGCAGGAGAATGTCGGCGGTCCGCTCCGCGTCGGGGTGGCCGTCGGCGGCGAGCAGGTCCCGGTAGAGGTCGCGGACCCAGCGGCGGTACTCGGTGATGGCCTGCCGCACGGGGTGACCGGGATCAGGATATTCGGCCGCCGTGTTGACGAAGGGACAGCCGCGGTAGGTGGGGCCGGCCCCGAACTCGCACATGAAGGCGAAAATGCCCATCAGCTTCTCGCGCGGAGAATCAGCCTGCATGGTGGCGGCCGCGGCGCGCTGTCGCGCGCTCTGCTCGGTCACGTACGCGCGGACAAGGTCGTCCTTGCTCGGGAAGTGCTTGTAGAAGGTCGCCTTGGCGACGTCCGCCTCCGCGATGATCCGGTCGATCCCGACCGTGTGCACGCCCTCCCGGTAGAACAGGCGCGCCGCGGTGTCGAGCACGCGGGTGCGCGCCGCGCTCGGGCGACGGCCTTCCAACGTTTCTGCGCTCACATGTTGACGATACCAGACAGATCTGTCTACTCTCATGGCATGCGGCAGACAGACAGGTCTGTTTACTAAGAAAGGGCATCGTCATGAGCATGTACACCGCCATCGCCACCTCCGCCGGGCGCGACGGCCGCGCGGTCTCCTCGGACGGACGGCTGGACGTCAAGCTGGCCCTGCAGAAGGAGCTGGGCGGCGACGGTGAGGGCACGAACCCCGAGCAGCTCTTCGCCGCCGGGTACGCGGCCTGCTTCGCTTCGGCGATGCGGCTGGTGGGCGCTCAGAAGAAGATCGACGTCTCGGACGCGTCGGTCACGGCCGAGGTCGGCCTGTCGCCGAACGGCCAGGGCGGCTTCCAGCTCGAGGCCACGCTCCGGGTCGAGCTGCCCGACTCGATCGCCCCGGAGACCGCCCGTGAGCTCGTCGAGGCCACCCACCAGGTGTGCCCCTACTCCAACGCCACCCGCGGCAACATCCCGGTCAACCTGGTCGTGGAGTAAGGAAGGCCATGTGCCGCTGGGTGACGCCGATGACGGCTCACTCAGCGGCCCTGGCTCGAAACTCGATCGGGACCGCTCATCATCGGCGCATCGTCTGGAGATGCGGAGGAGACATGGGCGGTCGCTTGTTCACATCCGAGTCTGTCACGGAGGGCCACCCCGACAAGATCGCCGACCAGATCAGCGACGCGATACTCGACGAGCTGCTGAGTGGCGACGCCACCAGCCGGGTCGCGGTCGAGACGCTGATCGCCACCGGCCAGGTGCACGTCGCGGGCGAGGTCACGACCAAGACCTACGCCGACATCCCGGCCATCGTCAGGAGGACGCTGCTGGAGATCGGGTACGACTCGTCGGTCAAGGGGTTCGACGGCGCCTCCTGCGGAGTGTCGGTGTCCATCGGCGCGCAGTCGCCCGACATCGCCCAGGGCGTCGACGACGCCTACGAGCACCGGGTGGCCGGCGACGGCGACGAGCTCGACCGGCAGGGCGCCGGAGACCAGGGGCTGATGTTCGGCTACGCCTGCCGGGACACGCCCGAGCTGATGCCGCTGCCGATCGCACTGGCCCATCGGCTCGCCCGGCGGCTGTCCGAGGTGCGCAAGAGCGGCGTCGTGCCGTACCTGCGGCCGGACGGCAAGACGCAGGTGACCGTCGAG includes:
- a CDS encoding acyl-CoA dehydrogenase family protein, coding for MREPAARARAIVETLQAVVGKAAAHVQPVDEHQAVAYDVASVSSSVAAAASLLGHQAHARSRSEDDLALLYAADVAAELAGRITGREGLWGVDRTALDGIAAHVAAGRDPALLERVAARVMATGEAGPRHLSDELQLVRTAFREFAADQIAPAAGRIHRDDEDIPDAIIDGLADMGCYGLSIPAAYGGYAEGGADELLSMVVVTEELSRASLGAAGSLITRPEIIGAAIIRGGTEEQKRRWLPAIASGERLCAVAVTEPGCGSDVAAITTSAARDGEEWVLNGVKTWCTFAGRAHYLLVLARTDPDRTAAHRGLSLFVVEKPSFTGHTWRLTQEGGGSIEGRAIRTLGYRGMHSFEVGFDGWRVPAADLIGLDDGLGRGFYLQMRAFANARLQTAARAVGVMQSALELAVDYTRQRPVFGRSLAGYQLTRAKIARMAALIAACRAFTFAAARAVAAGDGDLEAAQVKQVACRAAEWVTREAQQLHGGYGYAEEYAVSRLFVDARVLSIFEGADEVLALRVIARRLAQP
- a CDS encoding TetR/AcrR family transcriptional regulator; protein product: MSAETLEGRRPSAARTRVLDTAARLFYREGVHTVGIDRIIAEADVAKATFYKHFPSKDDLVRAYVTEQSARQRAAAATMQADSPREKLMGIFAFMCEFGAGPTYRGCPFVNTAAEYPDPGHPVRQAITEYRRWVRDLYRDLLAADGHPDAERTADILLLLRDGLVVGFDLDDPARVRAALLEALDRVLGG
- a CDS encoding organic hydroperoxide resistance protein; its protein translation is MSMYTAIATSAGRDGRAVSSDGRLDVKLALQKELGGDGEGTNPEQLFAAGYAACFASAMRLVGAQKKIDVSDASVTAEVGLSPNGQGGFQLEATLRVELPDSIAPETARELVEATHQVCPYSNATRGNIPVNLVVE